Proteins encoded in a region of the Neodiprion virginianus isolate iyNeoVirg1 chromosome 2, iyNeoVirg1.1, whole genome shotgun sequence genome:
- the LOC124297614 gene encoding protein hairy-like produces MVTGVGATMPTGGVTVGSAPQTQHVPQEAGQPPAQTATSTTRRSGENRRSNKPIMEKRRRARINNCLNDLKTLILDAMKKDPARHSKLEKADILEMTVKHLETLQRQQVALAAATDPNVLNKFRAGFTECAGEVGRFPGLEASVKRRLMAHLASCLGPVDSTTTSNGQSGQQPVQPAAPATQLQVHILPQVDATPRIQVQQSNGIFFTNANGTGLQLVPTRLPNGDIALVLPAGAKATPVASPSASPAPASPLPTLIPIPQRTASTASASSSSSSTSSTSTSAGSPVAFEAPPPTFREQNSPFTTTASHRDVATSPANGYTSDPEFDPRVYSAPLQKPLALVMRKSVVPEVEDKPWRPW; encoded by the exons ATGGTGACCGGAGTTGGTGCTACGATGCCAACCGGAGGTGTCACGGTGGGCTCTGCGCCACAGACCCAACACGTGCCTCAGGAGGCAGGACAACCTCCTGCTCAGACTGCGACTTCAACCACCAGACGATCCGGGGAAAATCGACGG AGCAATAAACCGATAATGGAAAAACGTCGTCGGGCTCGGATTAACAACTGCCTGAATGATCTGAAGACCCTGATACTCGACGCGATGAAAAAAGAC CCAGCGAGACACTCGAAGCTGGAAAAAGCTGACATCCTCGAGATGACGGTAAAGCACCTGGAGACGTTGCAGCGTCAGCAAGTAGCTCTTGCGGCGGCGACAGACCCGAACGTGCTGAACAAGTTCCGTGCCGGATTCACAGAATGCGCAGGAGAAGTCGGCCGGTTCCCAGGCCTCGAGGCGTCGGTGAAGCGACGTCTGATGGCGCACTTGGCCTCGTGCCTGGGCCCCGTCGactcgacgacgacgtcgaaCGGCCAGAGCGGACAGCAGCCGGTGCAGCCGGCGGCGCCGGCGACCCAACTCCAGGTCCACATCCTGCCGCAGGTCGACGCAACACCCAGGATCCAGGTCCAGCAGTCGAACGGCATCTTCTTCACGAACGCCAACGGGACGGGACTCCAGTTGGTACCGACGCGCCTTCCCAACGGCGACATCGCCCTCGTTCTGCCCGCTGGCGCCAAGGCGACACCCGTCGCGTCACCGTCGGCATCGCCGGCCCCCGCGTCGCCTTTACCCACCCTGATACCGATCCCCCAGAGGACGGCCTCAACCGCGTCGGcatcctcgtcctcttccTCGACGAGCTCTACCTCCACCTCGGCCGGCAGTCCCGTTGCCTTTGAAGCGCCCCCGCCCACATTCAGGGAGCAGAATTCACCCTTCACCACCACCGCAAGCCACAGAGACGTCGCCACTTCACCGGCGAACGGATACACCAGCGACCCTGAGTTCGATCCCCGGGTCTACAGTGCGCCACTGCAGAAACCTCTCGCTCTCGTTATGAGGAAGAGCGTCGTTCCTGAGGTCGAGGACAAACCCTGGAGACCTTGGTAA